One window of Magallana gigas chromosome 2, xbMagGiga1.1, whole genome shotgun sequence genomic DNA carries:
- the LOC105327183 gene encoding uncharacterized protein isoform X2 encodes MENSEIFLGDKNKQLEFLKSVWKKTDTSTTKTTSALDNSDRPNIDPNDKEKTTPRKPSHQRPYSPEFFDQSDDSEDDWSSYSFNTHPVRKRAPADDEKDDVIHNNFYDKESKRDPKQALMFRTNKATKTLFILDSGSSSRYQGEFNEEGQLQDEEVVSNSSVANDSISSTSGAGGSMFVLSLSSGHAGRLKISSSASSYLSYRKTPECMGYVKDDDFSDEAEDFVDNKESRVTTTHTHSHDHSHAHSHCPHIHTHCHNKYHRHYHTHGGYHDDEDEDVNEKYPFDYCSEEREPTKRRTSSNQNVTYHGTDFYPPCVYGYPEAKRVQGCGQCKNCKSGKMMTTMEQLADSIDCEIHDVVPDGNCLFRSVVDQLRMNGEFYWTANTLRHKAVEYLRHNPTHEDGTHLAMFLSNEAWDEYLARMSRDKEWGDQLILRGLSSVIGRRISIITAIGSGHNQTTIEPVTQSNDVTKKEPLQLGHFDEQHYVSLRKKNWSDLWFENGRKENCVADLEHFEGSNLQYYLENTQDHVTSVPFSHLHFLIKKTIPLASLLEKLSSTETTGSIENVSLNEVQCTSSMVGNIAEGLECDFTSLLQISYNKSRKPYRNLGVTGIVFVEEHMAFNNMNDVSEAENQFLLEFDDLDSSPWVKLVVIKPSTMTLRYTEIRNGTAYLSADYIPTRKDNARKSKLVYGIECIKWPTHIVDSWLSIKKLAGWPNEELLSEVIKEKCIVVPNTKHDTLSWRLNFMLPIRALIKRGTNADQRHCYKIFKLLVDSVSKEDLNLPSYAVKTIFLYALEEIPSMHWEQNKGICLLHMLDMLLSCLHKKHMSDYFITIWNLLEDVNDDECKTLYSRLSAIRQFPIIAVVLASEVHGLPASTVAEPLIEHIQSIERGHYVMGSEKDVFLQISIEAVKNKLWYYCFKDSVQEFVEMYENARLSNDYTPSMEEFASSYFQDIPNRIVWWFYFFLDHFYQKRSLVANMGAFGGRTIGSLLGPNRKTGVFDEVYVPHQLLTEYKGRSSYEPDVTFLLELTQNLSFSEEYNHSAHYQMELVRFLKEKLKSCTEAEGFSNTIQGSHQANYQGQIMSLQYYILLMSILQQLFRSLKNLKSVELFSEYIEDAENACAIIGKPDNYYYLAQFYKELGCTEKYREAISVYNNSYTD; translated from the exons ATGGAAAACAGTGAGATTTTTCTGGGagataaaaacaaacaactGGAGTTTTTGAAGAGCGTTTGGAAAAAAACGGATACTTCTACGACGAAAACAACAAGTGCCCTTGATAATTCAGACAGGCCAAATATAGACCCCAATgacaaagaaaaaacaacacCTCGGAAACCAAGCCACCAAAGGCCATACTCTCCGGagtttttcgaccaatcagacgACTCCGAGGACGACTGGAGTTCATACAGTTTCAACACTCACCCAGTCCGGAAACGAGCACCTGCTGATGACGAAAAGGATGACGTCATTCACAACAACTTTTATGACAAGGAATCCAAACGAGATCCCAAACAGGCGTTGATGTTTAGGACTAACAAGGCGACAAAGACACTATTTATATTGGATTCTGGGTCATCATCTCGGTATCAGGGGGAATTTAATGAGGAAGGACAGCTTCAAGATGAGGAGGTTGTAAGCAACTCATCTGTTGCCAATGACTCCATCTCTTCCACTTCCGGCGCAGGCGGAAGTATGTTTGTTTTATCTTTGAGTAGCGGGCATGCTGGACGTTTAAAAATCAGTAGCTCGGCATCTTCTTATCTGTCGTACCGAAAAACTCCAGAGTGCATGGGATATG TGAAGGATGACGACTTCTCTGACGAAGCAGAGGACTTCGTTGACAACAAGGAATCACGTGTCACCACCACCCACACTCACTCCCACGATCACTCCCACGCGCACTCCCACTGCCCCCACATCCACACCCACTGTCACAACAAGTACCATAGACACTACCACACGCACGGCGGTTACCATGACGACGAAGATGAGGATGTGAATGAAAAGTACCCGTTTGATTACTGCTCAGAGGAAAGGGAACCCACTAAACGCCGAACATCGTCGAACCAGAACGTCACGTACCATGGAACtg atttttacCCCCCTTGTGTTTATGGCTACCCAGAAG caaaGCGAGTTCAag GATGCGGGCAATGCAAAAACTGCAAGTCCGGAAAAATGATGACAACGATGGAACAGCTGGCAGACAGTATCGACTGCGAGATTCATGACGTAGTTCCGGACGGCAACTGTCTCTTCCGGTCCGTTGTTGATCAGCTTAGGATGAACGGAGAGTTTTATTGGACAGCAAACACACTACGTCATAAGGCGGTGGAATATCTACGTCATAATCCCACTCACGAAGACGGAACTCACCTGGCGATGTTTTTGTCGAATGAGGCTTGGGATGAATATCTAGCTAGGATGTCTCGGGACAAGGAGTGGGGCGATCAGCTTATTCTTcg tgGGTTGAGCAGCGTCATTGGTCGCAGGATCTCCATTATAACTGCAATAGGCAGTGGTCATAACCAGACTACGATAGAGCCTGTTACTCAGAGCAATGACGTCACAAAGAAGGAACCCCTACAGTTGGGTCACTTTGATGAGCAGCATTACGTCAGTCTCCGGAAGAAAAACTGGTCCGACCTCTGGTTTGAGA ATGGACGTAAAGAGAACTGTGTTGCAGATCTCGAACATTTTGAAG GTTCCAACCTGCAATATTACCTTGAAAACACACAGGACCACGTAACCTCCGTGCCATTTAGTCACCTACATTTTCTCATAAAGAAAACGATCCCCCTCGCTTCTTTGTTGGAAAAGCTTTCGTCCACTGAAACAACAGGATCTATCGAAAATGTAAGTCTCAACGAGGTACAATGTACAAGTAGCAtg GTTGGCAACATTGCAGAAGGACTGGAATGCGACTTTACTTCATTGCTACAAATATCCTACAACAAGTCTAGAAAACCGTATCGAAATCTGGGAGTCACTGGAATAGTTTTTGTAGAAGAGCACATGGCATTTAACAATATGAACGACGTAAGCGAAGCAGAAAATCAGTTTTTGCTCGAGTTTGATGATCTAGACTCTTCTCCATGGGTTAAATTGGTTGTCATCAAACCGTCAACTATGACACTCCGATACACTGAGATAAGAAACGGAACTGCTTATTTATCTGCCGACTATATACCTACCAGAAAGGACAATGCCAGAAAAAGTAAATTGGTATACGGAATAGAGTGCATAAAGTGGCCCACACACATCGTCGATTCTTGGTTATCCATAAAAAAGCTCGCCGGGTGGCCCAACGAAGAATTGTTATCGGAAGTAATTAAAGAGAAATGCATAGTAGTTCCGAATACCAAACATGATACTTTATCATGGAGACTGAATTTCATGCTTCCCATCCGGGCATTAATCAAGCGTGGTACCAACGCAGATCAGCGCCATTGCTACAAGATATTCAAATTGTTAGTGGACAGTGTCAGCAAGGAAGACTTGAACTTACCATCCTATGCAGTCAAAACTATTTTCCTTTATGCTTTAGAGGAAATCCCATCTATGCACTGGGAACAAAATAAAGGCATTTGTTTATTGCACATGTTAGACATGTTACTGTCTTGCCTTCATAAGAAGCACATGTCAGACTATTTCATCACAATTTGGAATTTGCTGGAAGATGTAAATGACGATGAATGCAAAACTCTTTATTCAAGATTATCAGCAATACGACAGTTTCCGATCATAGCAGTGGTACTAGCATCAGAAGTTCACGGATTGCCAGCAAGTACTGTTGCCGAACCACTTATTGAACATATCCAATCCATTGAAAGAGGGCATTATGTAATGGGGTCTGAAAAAGATGTATTCCTGCAAATATCCATAGAAGCTGTGAAAAATAAGCTTTGGTATTACTGTTTCAAAGACTCTGTCCAAGAATTTGTGGAAATGTACGAAAACGCTCGCCTCTCCAACGACTATACGCCGTCGATGGAGGAGTTCGCAAGCTCGTATTTCCAGGATATACCAAACAGAATAGTCTGGtggttttactttttcttgGATCATTTCTATCAAAAGAGATCTCTCGTAGCTAACATGGGGGCGTTTGGTGGCAGGACCATTGGTTCTCTGTTGGGACCCAATAGGAAAACAGGGGTTTTCGATGAGGTTTACGTGCCTCACCAACTGTTGACAGAATATAAAGGGCGTAGTTCATACGAACCGGACGTGACTTTCTTATTGGAACTCACTCAAAATCTCAGTTTTTCTGAAGAATACAACCACAGTGCCCACTATCAAATGGAACTTGTGCGCTTCCTAAAAGAAAAACTTAAATCATGTACTGAAGCGGAAGGCTTTTCAAACACAATACAAGGCAGCCATCAAGCAAATTACCAAGGTCAAATCATGTCACTGCAGTACTATATACTATTGATGTCTATATTACAGCAACTTTTCAGGTCTCTCAAGAATTTAAAGTCCGTTGAACTT
- the LOC105327183 gene encoding uncharacterized protein isoform X4 — protein sequence MENSEIFLGDKNKQLEFLKSVWKKTDTSTTKTTSALDNSDRPNIDPNDKEKTTPRKPSHQRPYSPEFFDQSDDSEDDWSSYSFNTHPVRKRAPADDEKDDVIHNNFYDKESKRDPKQALMFRTNKATKTLFILDSGSSSRYQGEFNEEGQLQDEEVVSNSSVANDSISSTSGAGGSMFVLSLSSGHAGRLKISSSASSYLSYRKTPECMGYVKDDDFSDEAEDFVDNKESRVTTTHTHSHDHSHAHSHCPHIHTHCHNKYHRHYHTHGGYHDDEDEDVNEKYPFDYCSEEREPTKRRTSSNQNVTYHGTDFYPPCVYGYPEAKRVQGCGQCKNCKSGKMMTTMEQLADSIDCEIHDVVPDGNCLFRSVVDQLRMNGEFYWTANTLRHKAVEYLRHNPTHEDGTHLAMFLSNEAWDEYLARMSRDKEWGDQLILRGLSSVIGRRISIITAIGSGHNQTTIEPVTQSNDVTKKEPLQLGHFDEQHYVSLRKKNWSDLWFENGRKENCVADLEHFEGSSNLQYYLENTQDHVTSVPFSHLHFLIKKTIPLASLLEKLSSTETTGSIENVGNIAEGLECDFTSLLQISYNKSRKPYRNLGVTGIVFVEEHMAFNNMNDVSEAENQFLLEFDDLDSSPWVKLVVIKPSTMTLRYTEIRNGTAYLSADYIPTRKDNARKSKLVYGIECIKWPTHIVDSWLSIKKLAGWPNEELLSEVIKEKCIVVPNTKHDTLSWRLNFMLPIRALIKRGTNADQRHCYKIFKLLVDSVSKEDLNLPSYAVKTIFLYALEEIPSMHWEQNKGICLLHMLDMLLSCLHKKHMSDYFITIWNLLEDVNDDECKTLYSRLSAIRQFPIIAVVLASEVHGLPASTVAEPLIEHIQSIERGHYVMGSEKDVFLQISIEAVKNKLWYYCFKDSVQEFVEMYENARLSNDYTPSMEEFASSYFQDIPNRIVWWFYFFLDHFYQKRSLVANMGAFGGRTIGSLLGPNRKTGVFDEVYVPHQLLTEYKGRSSYEPDVTFLLELTQNLSFSEEYNHSAHYQMELVRFLKEKLKSCTEAEGFSNTIQGSHQANYQGQIMSLQYYILLMSILQQLFRSLKNLKSVELFSEYIEDAENACAIIGKPDNYYYLAQFYKELGCTEKYREAISVYNNSYTD from the exons ATGGAAAACAGTGAGATTTTTCTGGGagataaaaacaaacaactGGAGTTTTTGAAGAGCGTTTGGAAAAAAACGGATACTTCTACGACGAAAACAACAAGTGCCCTTGATAATTCAGACAGGCCAAATATAGACCCCAATgacaaagaaaaaacaacacCTCGGAAACCAAGCCACCAAAGGCCATACTCTCCGGagtttttcgaccaatcagacgACTCCGAGGACGACTGGAGTTCATACAGTTTCAACACTCACCCAGTCCGGAAACGAGCACCTGCTGATGACGAAAAGGATGACGTCATTCACAACAACTTTTATGACAAGGAATCCAAACGAGATCCCAAACAGGCGTTGATGTTTAGGACTAACAAGGCGACAAAGACACTATTTATATTGGATTCTGGGTCATCATCTCGGTATCAGGGGGAATTTAATGAGGAAGGACAGCTTCAAGATGAGGAGGTTGTAAGCAACTCATCTGTTGCCAATGACTCCATCTCTTCCACTTCCGGCGCAGGCGGAAGTATGTTTGTTTTATCTTTGAGTAGCGGGCATGCTGGACGTTTAAAAATCAGTAGCTCGGCATCTTCTTATCTGTCGTACCGAAAAACTCCAGAGTGCATGGGATATG TGAAGGATGACGACTTCTCTGACGAAGCAGAGGACTTCGTTGACAACAAGGAATCACGTGTCACCACCACCCACACTCACTCCCACGATCACTCCCACGCGCACTCCCACTGCCCCCACATCCACACCCACTGTCACAACAAGTACCATAGACACTACCACACGCACGGCGGTTACCATGACGACGAAGATGAGGATGTGAATGAAAAGTACCCGTTTGATTACTGCTCAGAGGAAAGGGAACCCACTAAACGCCGAACATCGTCGAACCAGAACGTCACGTACCATGGAACtg atttttacCCCCCTTGTGTTTATGGCTACCCAGAAG caaaGCGAGTTCAag GATGCGGGCAATGCAAAAACTGCAAGTCCGGAAAAATGATGACAACGATGGAACAGCTGGCAGACAGTATCGACTGCGAGATTCATGACGTAGTTCCGGACGGCAACTGTCTCTTCCGGTCCGTTGTTGATCAGCTTAGGATGAACGGAGAGTTTTATTGGACAGCAAACACACTACGTCATAAGGCGGTGGAATATCTACGTCATAATCCCACTCACGAAGACGGAACTCACCTGGCGATGTTTTTGTCGAATGAGGCTTGGGATGAATATCTAGCTAGGATGTCTCGGGACAAGGAGTGGGGCGATCAGCTTATTCTTcg tgGGTTGAGCAGCGTCATTGGTCGCAGGATCTCCATTATAACTGCAATAGGCAGTGGTCATAACCAGACTACGATAGAGCCTGTTACTCAGAGCAATGACGTCACAAAGAAGGAACCCCTACAGTTGGGTCACTTTGATGAGCAGCATTACGTCAGTCTCCGGAAGAAAAACTGGTCCGACCTCTGGTTTGAGA ATGGACGTAAAGAGAACTGTGTTGCAGATCTCGAACATTTTGAAGGTA GTTCCAACCTGCAATATTACCTTGAAAACACACAGGACCACGTAACCTCCGTGCCATTTAGTCACCTACATTTTCTCATAAAGAAAACGATCCCCCTCGCTTCTTTGTTGGAAAAGCTTTCGTCCACTGAAACAACAGGATCTATCGAAAAT GTTGGCAACATTGCAGAAGGACTGGAATGCGACTTTACTTCATTGCTACAAATATCCTACAACAAGTCTAGAAAACCGTATCGAAATCTGGGAGTCACTGGAATAGTTTTTGTAGAAGAGCACATGGCATTTAACAATATGAACGACGTAAGCGAAGCAGAAAATCAGTTTTTGCTCGAGTTTGATGATCTAGACTCTTCTCCATGGGTTAAATTGGTTGTCATCAAACCGTCAACTATGACACTCCGATACACTGAGATAAGAAACGGAACTGCTTATTTATCTGCCGACTATATACCTACCAGAAAGGACAATGCCAGAAAAAGTAAATTGGTATACGGAATAGAGTGCATAAAGTGGCCCACACACATCGTCGATTCTTGGTTATCCATAAAAAAGCTCGCCGGGTGGCCCAACGAAGAATTGTTATCGGAAGTAATTAAAGAGAAATGCATAGTAGTTCCGAATACCAAACATGATACTTTATCATGGAGACTGAATTTCATGCTTCCCATCCGGGCATTAATCAAGCGTGGTACCAACGCAGATCAGCGCCATTGCTACAAGATATTCAAATTGTTAGTGGACAGTGTCAGCAAGGAAGACTTGAACTTACCATCCTATGCAGTCAAAACTATTTTCCTTTATGCTTTAGAGGAAATCCCATCTATGCACTGGGAACAAAATAAAGGCATTTGTTTATTGCACATGTTAGACATGTTACTGTCTTGCCTTCATAAGAAGCACATGTCAGACTATTTCATCACAATTTGGAATTTGCTGGAAGATGTAAATGACGATGAATGCAAAACTCTTTATTCAAGATTATCAGCAATACGACAGTTTCCGATCATAGCAGTGGTACTAGCATCAGAAGTTCACGGATTGCCAGCAAGTACTGTTGCCGAACCACTTATTGAACATATCCAATCCATTGAAAGAGGGCATTATGTAATGGGGTCTGAAAAAGATGTATTCCTGCAAATATCCATAGAAGCTGTGAAAAATAAGCTTTGGTATTACTGTTTCAAAGACTCTGTCCAAGAATTTGTGGAAATGTACGAAAACGCTCGCCTCTCCAACGACTATACGCCGTCGATGGAGGAGTTCGCAAGCTCGTATTTCCAGGATATACCAAACAGAATAGTCTGGtggttttactttttcttgGATCATTTCTATCAAAAGAGATCTCTCGTAGCTAACATGGGGGCGTTTGGTGGCAGGACCATTGGTTCTCTGTTGGGACCCAATAGGAAAACAGGGGTTTTCGATGAGGTTTACGTGCCTCACCAACTGTTGACAGAATATAAAGGGCGTAGTTCATACGAACCGGACGTGACTTTCTTATTGGAACTCACTCAAAATCTCAGTTTTTCTGAAGAATACAACCACAGTGCCCACTATCAAATGGAACTTGTGCGCTTCCTAAAAGAAAAACTTAAATCATGTACTGAAGCGGAAGGCTTTTCAAACACAATACAAGGCAGCCATCAAGCAAATTACCAAGGTCAAATCATGTCACTGCAGTACTATATACTATTGATGTCTATATTACAGCAACTTTTCAGGTCTCTCAAGAATTTAAAGTCCGTTGAACTT
- the LOC105327183 gene encoding uncharacterized protein isoform X7 produces MENSEIFLGDKNKQLEFLKSVWKKTDTSTTKTTSALDNSDRPNIDPNDKEKTTPRKPSHQRPYSPEFFDQSDDSEDDWSSYSFNTHPVRKRAPADDEKDDVIHNNFYDKESKRDPKQALMFRTNKATKTLFILDSGSSSRYQGEFNEEGQLQDEEVVSNSSVANDSISSTSGAGGMKDDDFSDEAEDFVDNKESRVTTTHTHSHDHSHAHSHCPHIHTHCHNKYHRHYHTHGGYHDDEDEDVNEKYPFDYCSEEREPTKRRTSSNQNVTYHGTDFYPPCVYGYPEAKRVQGCGQCKNCKSGKMMTTMEQLADSIDCEIHDVVPDGNCLFRSVVDQLRMNGEFYWTANTLRHKAVEYLRHNPTHEDGTHLAMFLSNEAWDEYLARMSRDKEWGDQLILRGLSSVIGRRISIITAIGSGHNQTTIEPVTQSNDVTKKEPLQLGHFDEQHYVSLRKKNWSDLWFENGRKENCVADLEHFEGSSNLQYYLENTQDHVTSVPFSHLHFLIKKTIPLASLLEKLSSTETTGSIENVSLNEVQCTSSMVGNIAEGLECDFTSLLQISYNKSRKPYRNLGVTGIVFVEEHMAFNNMNDVSEAENQFLLEFDDLDSSPWVKLVVIKPSTMTLRYTEIRNGTAYLSADYIPTRKDNARKSKLVYGIECIKWPTHIVDSWLSIKKLAGWPNEELLSEVIKEKCIVVPNTKHDTLSWRLNFMLPIRALIKRGTNADQRHCYKIFKLLVDSVSKEDLNLPSYAVKTIFLYALEEIPSMHWEQNKGICLLHMLDMLLSCLHKKHMSDYFITIWNLLEDVNDDECKTLYSRLSAIRQFPIIAVVLASEVHGLPASTVAEPLIEHIQSIERGHYVMGSEKDVFLQISIEAVKNKLWYYCFKDSVQEFVEMYENARLSNDYTPSMEEFASSYFQDIPNRIVWWFYFFLDHFYQKRSLVANMGAFGGRTIGSLLGPNRKTGVFDEVYVPHQLLTEYKGRSSYEPDVTFLLELTQNLSFSEEYNHSAHYQMELVRFLKEKLKSCTEAEGFSNTIQGSHQANYQGQIMSLQYYILLMSILQQLFRSLKNLKSVELFSEYIEDAENACAIIGKPDNYYYLAQFYKELGCTEKYREAISVYNNSYTD; encoded by the exons ATGGAAAACAGTGAGATTTTTCTGGGagataaaaacaaacaactGGAGTTTTTGAAGAGCGTTTGGAAAAAAACGGATACTTCTACGACGAAAACAACAAGTGCCCTTGATAATTCAGACAGGCCAAATATAGACCCCAATgacaaagaaaaaacaacacCTCGGAAACCAAGCCACCAAAGGCCATACTCTCCGGagtttttcgaccaatcagacgACTCCGAGGACGACTGGAGTTCATACAGTTTCAACACTCACCCAGTCCGGAAACGAGCACCTGCTGATGACGAAAAGGATGACGTCATTCACAACAACTTTTATGACAAGGAATCCAAACGAGATCCCAAACAGGCGTTGATGTTTAGGACTAACAAGGCGACAAAGACACTATTTATATTGGATTCTGGGTCATCATCTCGGTATCAGGGGGAATTTAATGAGGAAGGACAGCTTCAAGATGAGGAGGTTGTAAGCAACTCATCTGTTGCCAATGACTCCATCTCTTCCACTTCCGGCGCAGGCGGAA TGAAGGATGACGACTTCTCTGACGAAGCAGAGGACTTCGTTGACAACAAGGAATCACGTGTCACCACCACCCACACTCACTCCCACGATCACTCCCACGCGCACTCCCACTGCCCCCACATCCACACCCACTGTCACAACAAGTACCATAGACACTACCACACGCACGGCGGTTACCATGACGACGAAGATGAGGATGTGAATGAAAAGTACCCGTTTGATTACTGCTCAGAGGAAAGGGAACCCACTAAACGCCGAACATCGTCGAACCAGAACGTCACGTACCATGGAACtg atttttacCCCCCTTGTGTTTATGGCTACCCAGAAG caaaGCGAGTTCAag GATGCGGGCAATGCAAAAACTGCAAGTCCGGAAAAATGATGACAACGATGGAACAGCTGGCAGACAGTATCGACTGCGAGATTCATGACGTAGTTCCGGACGGCAACTGTCTCTTCCGGTCCGTTGTTGATCAGCTTAGGATGAACGGAGAGTTTTATTGGACAGCAAACACACTACGTCATAAGGCGGTGGAATATCTACGTCATAATCCCACTCACGAAGACGGAACTCACCTGGCGATGTTTTTGTCGAATGAGGCTTGGGATGAATATCTAGCTAGGATGTCTCGGGACAAGGAGTGGGGCGATCAGCTTATTCTTcg tgGGTTGAGCAGCGTCATTGGTCGCAGGATCTCCATTATAACTGCAATAGGCAGTGGTCATAACCAGACTACGATAGAGCCTGTTACTCAGAGCAATGACGTCACAAAGAAGGAACCCCTACAGTTGGGTCACTTTGATGAGCAGCATTACGTCAGTCTCCGGAAGAAAAACTGGTCCGACCTCTGGTTTGAGA ATGGACGTAAAGAGAACTGTGTTGCAGATCTCGAACATTTTGAAGGTA GTTCCAACCTGCAATATTACCTTGAAAACACACAGGACCACGTAACCTCCGTGCCATTTAGTCACCTACATTTTCTCATAAAGAAAACGATCCCCCTCGCTTCTTTGTTGGAAAAGCTTTCGTCCACTGAAACAACAGGATCTATCGAAAATGTAAGTCTCAACGAGGTACAATGTACAAGTAGCAtg GTTGGCAACATTGCAGAAGGACTGGAATGCGACTTTACTTCATTGCTACAAATATCCTACAACAAGTCTAGAAAACCGTATCGAAATCTGGGAGTCACTGGAATAGTTTTTGTAGAAGAGCACATGGCATTTAACAATATGAACGACGTAAGCGAAGCAGAAAATCAGTTTTTGCTCGAGTTTGATGATCTAGACTCTTCTCCATGGGTTAAATTGGTTGTCATCAAACCGTCAACTATGACACTCCGATACACTGAGATAAGAAACGGAACTGCTTATTTATCTGCCGACTATATACCTACCAGAAAGGACAATGCCAGAAAAAGTAAATTGGTATACGGAATAGAGTGCATAAAGTGGCCCACACACATCGTCGATTCTTGGTTATCCATAAAAAAGCTCGCCGGGTGGCCCAACGAAGAATTGTTATCGGAAGTAATTAAAGAGAAATGCATAGTAGTTCCGAATACCAAACATGATACTTTATCATGGAGACTGAATTTCATGCTTCCCATCCGGGCATTAATCAAGCGTGGTACCAACGCAGATCAGCGCCATTGCTACAAGATATTCAAATTGTTAGTGGACAGTGTCAGCAAGGAAGACTTGAACTTACCATCCTATGCAGTCAAAACTATTTTCCTTTATGCTTTAGAGGAAATCCCATCTATGCACTGGGAACAAAATAAAGGCATTTGTTTATTGCACATGTTAGACATGTTACTGTCTTGCCTTCATAAGAAGCACATGTCAGACTATTTCATCACAATTTGGAATTTGCTGGAAGATGTAAATGACGATGAATGCAAAACTCTTTATTCAAGATTATCAGCAATACGACAGTTTCCGATCATAGCAGTGGTACTAGCATCAGAAGTTCACGGATTGCCAGCAAGTACTGTTGCCGAACCACTTATTGAACATATCCAATCCATTGAAAGAGGGCATTATGTAATGGGGTCTGAAAAAGATGTATTCCTGCAAATATCCATAGAAGCTGTGAAAAATAAGCTTTGGTATTACTGTTTCAAAGACTCTGTCCAAGAATTTGTGGAAATGTACGAAAACGCTCGCCTCTCCAACGACTATACGCCGTCGATGGAGGAGTTCGCAAGCTCGTATTTCCAGGATATACCAAACAGAATAGTCTGGtggttttactttttcttgGATCATTTCTATCAAAAGAGATCTCTCGTAGCTAACATGGGGGCGTTTGGTGGCAGGACCATTGGTTCTCTGTTGGGACCCAATAGGAAAACAGGGGTTTTCGATGAGGTTTACGTGCCTCACCAACTGTTGACAGAATATAAAGGGCGTAGTTCATACGAACCGGACGTGACTTTCTTATTGGAACTCACTCAAAATCTCAGTTTTTCTGAAGAATACAACCACAGTGCCCACTATCAAATGGAACTTGTGCGCTTCCTAAAAGAAAAACTTAAATCATGTACTGAAGCGGAAGGCTTTTCAAACACAATACAAGGCAGCCATCAAGCAAATTACCAAGGTCAAATCATGTCACTGCAGTACTATATACTATTGATGTCTATATTACAGCAACTTTTCAGGTCTCTCAAGAATTTAAAGTCCGTTGAACTT